One segment of bacterium DNA contains the following:
- a CDS encoding sodium/solute symporter (Members of the Solute:Sodium Symporter (SSS), TC 2.A.21 as described in tcdb.org, catalyze solute:Na+ symport. Known solutes for members of the family include sugars, amino acids, nucleosides, inositols, vitamins, urea or anions, depending on the system.): protein MIVKAIVISAYALMIIVIGLLGLRKAKTFSDFFLGGRKIGAIMTAFTYGAAYFSAVLFIGFAGKIGWAFGYSGLWVAVGNALIGVLLVWWILGPKIKEMSTNYNVATMPEFFEKRYNSKFLKFLSSIAIFVFLVPYSAAVFMGLSYLFRSNFNMSYTLALVFMGVFTAIYLVMGGYKSITMIDVTFGMIMVAGVIILFISTLIKGNGLSNITAQLSAINPKLTKLVGPPGLWPLFSLVFLTSVAPFAMPQLIQKFYAIKDKRAIRIGMIASTIFAILITGIAYFTGATTRVFLSPEVAPAAFNNGKPVFDALMPELLANVIPASLSVLMLLLILSASMSTLAALVLVSSSSVSKDIYAGFINKKISDKSLTMLMRILSAVFILISVIIAYFKPTTIVSILGISWGAIGSVFLGPFIWGLFTKSANKVGAIASAVLGLGTCLILYITKMPSPQAGTIGMIVSLVANPIFSLLKSLEPKGKLSKA, encoded by the coding sequence ATGATAGTAAAAGCTATCGTTATTTCCGCGTATGCGCTCATGATAATAGTTATTGGCTTGCTTGGCTTGCGAAAAGCCAAGACATTTTCAGACTTTTTCCTCGGCGGTCGTAAAATTGGCGCCATAATGACCGCATTCACTTACGGTGCGGCATACTTTTCAGCGGTGCTATTCATCGGCTTTGCCGGCAAAATAGGTTGGGCATTCGGCTATTCTGGATTATGGGTCGCTGTGGGAAATGCGTTAATAGGCGTTCTGCTCGTCTGGTGGATACTCGGACCAAAAATAAAAGAAATGTCCACTAATTATAATGTCGCGACCATGCCCGAATTTTTCGAAAAACGATATAACAGTAAATTCCTCAAATTCCTATCATCCATAGCGATATTTGTCTTCCTCGTTCCTTACTCAGCAGCGGTCTTTATGGGGTTATCCTATCTTTTCAGATCGAACTTCAACATGAGCTACACGCTGGCGCTAGTATTCATGGGCGTATTTACCGCCATATATCTTGTAATGGGCGGCTACAAATCTATAACTATGATCGATGTTACTTTCGGCATGATAATGGTTGCGGGCGTTATAATACTCTTTATTAGCACACTCATAAAAGGCAACGGACTTTCCAACATTACCGCCCAGCTTTCCGCCATAAATCCAAAACTAACGAAACTCGTTGGTCCACCGGGGTTATGGCCCCTTTTCTCGCTGGTATTCCTGACAAGCGTGGCGCCGTTCGCAATGCCTCAGCTCATTCAAAAGTTTTACGCCATAAAGGACAAGCGTGCGATACGAATCGGGATGATCGCATCGACCATATTCGCAATCCTGATAACGGGTATAGCTTACTTTACTGGAGCGACGACAAGAGTTTTTCTTTCGCCTGAGGTTGCACCGGCTGCGTTCAACAATGGAAAACCAGTTTTCGACGCACTAATGCCAGAACTTCTGGCTAATGTTATACCTGCATCGCTTTCGGTCCTTATGCTCCTTCTAATACTTTCTGCGTCAATGTCAACGCTTGCAGCTTTGGTTTTGGTATCGAGTTCCTCTGTGTCCAAAGACATTTATGCCGGATTCATAAACAAAAAAATCTCCGACAAAAGCCTGACCATGCTTATGCGGATCTTAAGTGCTGTCTTTATTCTTATTTCCGTGATTATAGCTTACTTTAAACCAACAACTATTGTAAGCATCCTCGGTATTTCCTGGGGCGCCATAGGTTCAGTTTTCCTCGGTCCCTTCATCTGGGGACTATTTACCAAAAGCGCCAACAAGGTGGGAGCCATAGCATCAGCCGTTTTGGGTTTGGGAACATGCCTTATTCTTTACATAACCAAAATGCCATCGCCACAGGCAGGAACCATAGGAATGATTGTTTCACTCGTTGCGAACCCGATATTCAGCCTGCTCAAATCGCTTGAGCCAAAGGGTAAGCTCAGTAAAGCTTAA
- a CDS encoding DUF2490 domain-containing protein yields the protein MKKVFIFIILCLILSAVFADDVPVAGRLWLYGNVSLGLSKSVSWLTIAGTRYEFSRAKTEEQAKEFYFNEFFTGPMYLTKVAGFKVILPVLYYYMGFPMKSLDKYTYSHNIEFSPVLIYRFKKFVVYNRFIFHNTIYSTFYEEVMNKSGGNKGYSLLLRWKIMGQYLINEKLTFEAAVEPFIGLIEDDKMPAATGPGFSEKGLDMNRVYAGFVYKLTKNLSVEANYVYETSFKKNEQDEKELSQIAHYIFITLKSGFKLY from the coding sequence ATGAAGAAAGTCTTTATTTTCATTATTCTTTGTTTGATTTTGAGTGCTGTGTTTGCCGATGATGTTCCTGTGGCGGGCAGGTTGTGGCTTTATGGTAATGTTAGCCTCGGGCTTTCGAAATCAGTAAGCTGGTTGACTATAGCGGGTACGCGCTATGAGTTTTCACGAGCAAAAACGGAGGAACAAGCGAAAGAGTTTTATTTCAATGAGTTTTTCACGGGGCCAATGTATCTTACCAAAGTTGCCGGCTTCAAGGTAATCCTTCCAGTTCTTTATTACTACATGGGTTTTCCGATGAAGTCGCTCGACAAGTATACCTATAGTCACAATATCGAGTTCTCACCGGTGCTAATTTATAGGTTCAAGAAATTCGTTGTGTACAACAGATTTATTTTCCACAATACCATCTATTCGACTTTTTATGAAGAAGTTATGAATAAAAGCGGGGGGAATAAAGGTTATTCGTTGCTTTTGCGCTGGAAGATTATGGGACAATATCTTATCAACGAAAAACTTACTTTCGAGGCAGCAGTTGAGCCATTTATCGGTTTGATAGAGGATGATAAAATGCCTGCTGCTACTGGTCCAGGTTTCTCCGAGAAGGGTCTGGATATGAACAGAGTTTACGCTGGATTTGTGTATAAACTAACGAAAAATCTTTCCGTTGAAGCTAACTATGTTTACGAGACAAGTTTCAAGAAAAACGAGCAGGATGAAAAAGAGCTTTCCCAGATTGCTCATTACATATTTATCACGCTAAAAAGTGGTTTTAAGCTTTACTGA